In Cloacibacillus sp., the genomic stretch AGAACGAGGCGATACTTACCGGGCATCCGCAAAAAATAGAAAAAGGCTGGCGCTGGAGCTGGAAAAAATAATAACTCCACCGGCGTTTTTGCTTACATAAATACTCACAGGCCCCTTAAAGGCGGGAAGATAGATCAAAGAGCTTCGATTTATCTTCCCGCGATTTTTTTCTTTATATTCATCAGCATTAATCAATCTCTTATAACGCTTTTGTTTCCTTATCCGAGGCAGAAAACGACGGGAAGTAAATGGAAAAGGCTTAGTTTTCTGAATTGGGGAAAACTAAACACAAAATCTATTCACATCATGTGTATAATATTCCCCTATTTGATAAAAAGCTGCGTAATTTACGTGAGCGCCGCGCTTTATAGTTTTTACTGAGATAAAAATAGTAAGTGTTTCTAGTTCAATAAAAATATATAGTATGTATATTATCCACATCATCCCCATATATCCACAGACTACTGTGATTTTCCATTTTTCCCATCGCAATGTAGGAAATCAACAAAAATCAAATTGTCTGATTTTTACATTTACAAAATTTTTACGTTGAGACGACTGGATTTTTAGATTTGTCTACAGCTCTGTGGATTATAATGTGGATATGTGTATAAGTTTTGTGTATTTCTTTTGTTTTTTCGGCTTGCGGTGTTGACGCGTCGCCCTCTATGTGCTTTCCTACCTATGAACGCCGAAGATAAAGAGAGGGGCGCCAAAATCAAAAAATGACCGCCTTGTCGTTTGAAGTGAGCATTTTTATTTTTTTGTTTGGCCGATTCATGATAAAATCTTTAGTTGGAAGAATATCAATAATGCTCTTCTTTTGGAGTGAAGTGAATGTCGAAAGATTTAGATATAATTTGGAAAGAGTATTACAAATATTGTCTTGAGAAACTCGGGCCTGAGGACAAGACCGCCGAGATATATCTCCAGACCTGTATGCCCATCTCCCTTGACGGGGGGGTGCTGGTGCTGGACGTGGCCACACAATTCGCAATGGATCAGATAGCGAAACGGTATCTGCCGCGGATGAAGGAGCTTTTGGTCGAGACGAGCTTCGGGTCGGACATACAGCTCAAGGTGCCTGTTGAGACCGCCTTTCCAACCGATAAGGAAAGCCGGCTCTCAGAACCTCGCCTTCCGGAACCGCAAAAAACGTCGGCCGGACGCAACGGGCTCAATCCAAATTATGTATTTTCCTCCTTCGTAGTCGGCAAGTCAAACAGGCTTCCGCACGCCGCGAGCCTTGCTGTCGCCGAATCTCCAGGCAACACCTACAACCCTTTCTTCATCTGGGGAAAGGTCGGCCTTGGCAAGACGCATCTTATGCACGCCATAGGACATCACATCGAGGCCGCGAACCAGAATACAAAAATACTCTACGTGAGCGCGGAAAAATTCACAAACGACCTTATCACGGCAATAAGAAACAATACAAATCAGGAGTTCAGAGCGCGCTATCGCGAGCTGGACGTGCTGATGATAGACGACGTGCAGTTCATCGCCGGCAAAGAGCAGACGCAGGAGGAGTTTTTCTGGACCTTCAACACTCTGCATGACGCAAAAAAACAGATAATAATAAGCGCGGACCGTCCTCCAAAGGACATAGACGGCATAGCCGACAGGCTCGTTTCGCGTTTTGAATGGGGTCTAGTGACCGACATCCAGCCGCCGGATCTTGAAACGCGCGTCGCAATCCTCCAAAAAAAGGCCGAGATGAAAAAATACATGAACATCCCGGACGACGTCATTATGTTCATAGCGCAGAACATCCCAAGCAACATAAGGGAGCTTGAAGGCTCTTTGAACAGGATCGTCGCCTGCTCCGACCTCAACCACGAGCCGATAAACATCGAAAACGCCGGCGTCTGGCTGAAGGACCTCATAAAAGAGCACCCGACAGGCGCGGTCAGCATAGGCCTCATACAGCAGCTTACAGCGGAGGCGTTCGGCTTTTCGATGGACGAACTGCTTTCCAAAAAAAGAACGGCAGATCTCGCGCTCGCACGCCAGACCGCTATGTACGTCGCGCGCAACAAAACAAGCGAGGCGCTTATCCAGATAGCCTATGCGTTCAACAAGAAAGACCATACTGTTGTCATCCACGCATGCCGGAAAATAACGGAGCTTATCAAGAGCGACCTTCGCGTCCGATCATTTGTGGATAACATTGTGAATAAATTATAATTTTTCACCACATTTTGGTGGATTATTTTGTGGGCAGTTTTACTCTCGCAATTTTCCACACAAAAAATGTGTATACTGTGGATAAGTTTTGAGGATAACTAAATACTTCTCCACATCGAAAAAGTCGGCAGGGAGCGGATTTACACGAGAAATCCACATTTCCACAGCCACTACTACGACGAATACGATTTTTTATTTAAATAAGGTGTATTAATAGGAGGGGACGTCATGAAGCTTACCATCAATAAAAAACTGTTTCTCGCAAGCTGGGGTCTTGCCGAGAGGAGCACCTCGACAACCGGGTCCGTCAGCATTCTTTCATCGATCCTGCTTAAGGCTGGGCCTGATGAGGTCACTTTGCAGGCGACCGACATCAAGACCTCCGTAATCTGCCGCACCTCCGGGATAACCGTCTATGAACCTGGAGACGCGGTATTTCCGATAAAGATGGTGAGCGACCTTTTCAAAAAGGCGCCTGGAGAGGAATTTACGCTTGAGGTCAAAGAGGGCAAGGTCACTCTGCGTGCCGGCAAGAGCAAATATAATTTCTCGACCTATCCGCTTGCTGAGTTTCCAGTGCTTCCAAGCTCCGAAAAAGCACGTCCGTTCTGCACCGTTTCCGCCTCAGAGCTTGCGCGCGTGCTAGACGAAGGTACGCTTGCCGCCTCTTCCGGCGAGGAATTTCCGCTTTACCTCTCCTCCGCTAATCTCCAGATAGTTCAAAACAGGCTGGACGTCGTCTCCACCGATACGAGACGCCTCGCGCTTGCCTCCGTATCTGTAACGGAACCAGGCGGAGACGCCTCAGCGCTGCTTCCGATGAAGGGCGTGAAGGAGCTTCAGCGCATCCTTTCGTCGCTTGCTCCAGATACGACTGTCTCCGTCCTTTACGACAGCGCGCAGTTTTATTTCAAGACCGACTCACTTGAATTTACCGTGCGCCGCGTCGAATCAAAATTTCCCCCCTACGAGAAGATATTGCCGAAAGGCAGCACGCTTGAGGTACTTACAGACCGCGGCGCGCTCATCTCCGCGCTTGAACGCGCAGACGTAATCGTCCGCGATTTCAACCGAATGGTAATCATGGACATAGTTCCGGGAGAGAGCCTGATGCTCCGCGCGAAGGCGCCTGACTTCGGACAGGCCAAGGAAGAGGTGGCGGCGGACATAAGCGGCGCGGAACTTCGCATTGCAATAAATTCCAAGTTCTTCCTTGAAGCGCTTAAGGTGCTCCGCGAGCCTGACGTCAAGCTTTCCTTCAACGGACAGGCGGGCCACATGGCGGTCAAACGAAGCGCAAGCGACGATTTCCTCTGCCTTATAGCGCCGATAAACCTCACCGAGGCCGAGCTCAGAGCGGCCGATCCTGATTCAGACGGGACAGATGGGATTTAGTCGGGTAAGATTCAACAACTTTAAAAACATAGAGCCCCGGGAGATGAGATGGTCCCCGGGGCTCAATCTGCTAACGGGCAAAAACGGCGCCGGAAAGACGAACATCCTTGAAGGCATAAACATAATATCCGGCTGGGGCCCGCTTGACGGGGGGGCGAAAGCCTCGTCTCTTGCCTCGTGGAACAGCGGCTCGCAGGAGATACAGCTTACCGGCGAGCTTGAGTCAAAAGAGATAATCAGAGTCAAAATAGCAAAGCGCTTCATGCTGAAAATAGACGAAAAGACGACGAGCGCCTCGGACCTCAGGTGGAAGATACCGGTACTCACCTTTCTTCCCGAGGACATGTCGATAATCGAAGGCGCCTCCGCGTCAAGGCGCAGGCTGATAGATATGCTGCTTGCGATAATCATTCCGTCATACGCTCTGCGGCTTTCGGAATACAGGCGCGGAGTCCGCCAGAAGGCGCAGTTTTTAAAACGCGGAATGCCTTCACTTGTCGCGGACCGCGTCCTTATGCCTCTTGCCTCCTGGATATGGAAGATGCGCGAAGAGGGAGTCCGGCTGCTTTCTTCGTGCCTCGACGACCTTTCGGATCTTACGCCGGCGAAAATAGAGCTTTCCTTGAAGCGCGGAGGCGCTGGATTTTGTCAGGAACACGAAGAGGATTACGCAAGAGCCGTTTTTGCCAATAGGGAGCGGGAAAGCGCTTTGAAATTTCCGCTTGTAGGCCCGCACCGCGACGACGTCATAATCACCGCGGGAGGACGTCTTGCCGCCGACTCGCAAAGCCGCGGGCTGCGGAGGCGCACCGCGATAGCGCTTTTGCTCTGCGCGGCGGACGGAGTGAGGCGAAAGACGGGCCGCTCGCCAGTGCTGCTTTTGGACGAGGTGACGGCGGAGCTTGACGACATCGGGCGCGCGCTGCTTTTTGACGCGCTCACTGCAAGGCGTACGCAGGTATTCGCAGCTACTGCTGAATCTGCGGCCTCGTTTCCAGGCGCCGTCTATACCGTGACAAACGGCGCGGTTTCTGAGAATTTTTCTTAAAAAGAAGTGTGATCTAAGTGAAAATAAACGACAAATACGACGTAATAGTGATAGGAGGCGGACATGCCGGATGTGAGGCGGCGCTTGCCGCCTCAAGAATGGGCTGCCGCACCCTCTTGCTCTGCCTCTATCTTGAAAGCATAGCGATGATGCCCTGCAATCCATCGATAGGCGGCCCCGCAAAAGGCCACATGGTGCGCGAGATAGACGCGCTTGGCGGCGAATGCGCGGCTGCGGCGGACGCAGCGACCCGCCATCTGCGTTGGCTGAACACCTCAAAGGGCGCGGCTGTACGCGCGCTTCGCGCCCAGTGCAGCCCAAGAAGGTACAGCGACCATTACCGCTGCGCGCTGCTGCGCCAAAACAATCTTGAGCTCCATCAGGCTCAGGCGTCAGAGCTTATAGTTGAAAACGGCGCGGCGCGCGGCGTAAAAATAAAGACGGGACAGAGCTTTTACGCCTCGTGCGTAATACTTGCGACAGGCACATACCTCGCCTCAAAGATCCACATAGGCCTCACCTGCCACAAATCCGGGCCGCTTGGAATGGTCTCCGCCTATGATTTTTCGCGCAGCCTGAAAAAAGCCGGCCTTGAAACTGGGCGTCTGCGCACGGACACGACGCCGAGGCTGCACCTTGACACCATCGACTGGGAGTCGCTTGAATGTCAAAAAAGCATAACGGAGCCGCAGGCGCTATCTTTTTTTGGCGAAAAAAAAATCTACGACGAGATGGTCTGCGGCATGACGCGCACAAATGAACAGACTCATTCCATCATAAGAAAATATTTTGAACAGTCGCCCCTTTGGACGGGCAGGCTCGGCACCGAAGGCCCCAGATATTGCCCCTCCATCGACGACAAGATAATCAAGTTCCCTGAAAAGGACAGCCACCCCATCTTTCTCGAACCGATAGCTCCTGAGGGCAAAGAGGTCTATGTACAGAATTTTTCGACCTCTATGTGCTTTGAGGCTCAGCTTGAATCTGTACGCACCATAAAAGGCTGCGAAAAGGCGCACATCCTGCGTCCCGGCTATGCGATAGAATATGATTTCGTGCAGCCTACGCAGCTTACGGCGTGGCTTGAGGCAAAACCGGTAAAAAATCTCTTTTTGGCGGGCCAGATAAACGGCACCTCCGGCTACGAAGAGGCGGCGGCGCAAGGGCTCATAGCCGGCATCAACGCCGCTATGAGGGTGAAAGAAAAAGAGCCGTTTGTGCTTAGGCGCGACGAATCATACATAGGAGTGCTCATAGACGACCTTGTTACGAAGGGTACGAAAGAGCCGTACAGAATGCTTACGAGCCGCTGCGAATACAGGCTTTTGCTGCGTCACGACAACGCGGCCGACAGGCTTTGCGAAAAAGGATATAAGGCGGGGCTTCTTCCAGAGGAAAAATGGAGCCGTTTCTTAGAGTCCCAAAAACTTACCGAGGCCGAGGCCGCCCGCATCAAGCTCTTTAGGATAGAGCCAACGCCTGAAAACAACGAAAAAATTACCGCAGCCAGCTCGTCTTCGATAACGGAACCGACATCCGCGGAAAATCTGCTAAGACGTCCTGAGATATCATGGGATCTGATCGCTTCGATGACCGGTTCCGAACTGGAAAAAGAATACGGCGAAAAAATAGCGGATGGCCTAAAATACGAGGGGTATATAGAACGCCAGCTTCGTCAGGTCGAAAAATTCAGGCGCATGGAGCTGCTGAAAATACCGGACTATATAAACTACGAGACTTTGACCGGCCTCTCAGCGGAGGGCCGCGCGAAGCTGCTGAAAATAAAGCCGGCCGCGCTTGGACAGGCCTCGCGCATCCCCGGCGTCCCGCCGACGGACATACAGCTTTTGTGGGTAGCCATTGAAGGCGGAAGAAGAGAAAAAAACGATGAGCGGCGCGAAAGAGGATAAATTTAAGAGCGCGGCCGACATTGTAAGCTCCGCCATCTTTGGAAGCGACGCCTCGCGCGCGCTGCCTGACGCTGGACGCTGGGCGCAGCTGCGGCTCGCCCTCAAAATGGCCGAGCTTGAAGAAAAATGGGAACAGGCGGCGGGCACAGCTCTTGCCTCAAAAAGCCGTCCCGCAGCCTGCGACGCCTCAGGCGACGTGATGACAGTGCTCATACACGTTGCCGACCAGACGGTGCTTTCCTCTGTGCGCTTTCGCAAAAATCAGTTGGAGCGCCGTCTGGCCGGTTTTTTCGGCGTGCCAAGCGTCAGGGCTGATTTCAAAGTAGGCCCTGTAGTTCGGCCTCCAGAGACCAAAGAGGCTGCAGCCGCTGCGGACAGAAGGCCTCCCGTGCTGCTTTCCGACGCCGAGGTGCGCGATGAGACGCTTAAATTTTCCGACGAGGGGCTCTCCGTCGAGGCCGCGGAAAAATTCGCGCGCATAAAGCTGTCGCTTGAAAAACTTGCAAAGCGAAGAGATACCGGGCAAAAATAAAAATCCGCGCCTCCCACAGGCTGCGGCGTTTATTTAAGAAGAAAACAGAAACATCAGAGGTTTTCTTAACTATTTACGCCTCGTATAACTATATCCGCAAAAATCTATGTATTTTTACCAATACCCACACAAACTAAATCATATATGATAGAATATATCCAGTTAAACGATAATAAATTTAAATTTCTAACAATGGAGGAATTAAAGATGAAATTAGGCGAAATAATGAAAGACGGAGATTTTAAAGCGGAGAAGCACGTTCCGACCATCGAAGCGCCGGAGTCAATAAAAAAGGGTGAAGAGGCGCTCGTCAAAGTGATGGTAGGCAAAGAGATCAAGCACCCGAACACGCCGCTTCATCACATAAGCTGGATACAGCTCTACTTCAAGCCCGACGATGCGACTCCGGCAGTAGACGTAGCGAAGTTCAGCTTCAACAGCCACGGCGACACGATGGATCTTGAAAAGCCCGGATGCGCCGTCACCGAACCCGCAAGCTGCGTAAGATTCAAGCCTACAAAGTCAGGCACGCTCATCGCGGAGAGCTTCTGTAACGTCCACGGGCCGTGGGAGTGCTCAAAGAAAATCGAGGTCACGGAATAACGCACCGCGCGCCACAACAGATAAAGTTTTAAAAATTGCATTTTAACAAAAGAGCGGGCAAATGCCCGCTCTTTTGTGCGCTTACGATATTTAAGATCATGGGCTTTGCTTTGCGAAAAGCTTTAAATATTGCCGCTTACATTTTTAATATTAAAATCATTAAATAAGGGATGCCGCGCGCCGCAAAAGCGGTAAAAACAACTTATTCACATCGGAGCTTTTTAAAATGCCGGCAAATAAGAGCGATATCGTCCGCAAAAACCGCGTTGCTCACATTCTTATACACATTATGTGTATAAGAATGTAGATAAGTACGTGGATAGACGGCATCTGCCGCCGCGCTTTTCTTTATAAAGCGGGGCAACTTCTTCCGCTTGTTGTTTAAGCGAACAACTGGCCTATGAACGTTTAGCGATAGCGGCTCCGATCTTAAGCGTCTCCGCTTCCGTGTTTTCTATGCCGTGCGAGTTGCCGCGGCGGCACAGCAGTATGTCCCCCGCCTTTACCGTTCTTTTTTCGTTCTCTTCGCAGTAGAGGCCGCTTCCAGCCATAATGAAGTAGACCTCTTCGTTGTCCTCGTGCTTGTGGTAGCCGATCGACGCGCCTGGTTCAAGTTCGAGCCGCGTCGTCATTATGAAGGCGCCGTTTGTGTCAGGTATATCTATGGGGAAGGCAAGCGCGCGGCCGTTTCCCGTTCCTCCAAGTTTTTCCCTCTGTATTCCCTCTTCCTGATTTTTCAATATCATCTCTGTCGCTCTCCTAAAATTCAAGATAATGGCCGATTAAGGCAGTCAATAACTAAAATTATATTTAAAAAGGCCGGCTTGTCTATTAAAATAAGATAAGTTATGTGTGAAATATAATTGACTAATATTGATTAAATTTGGGCCGGCAAGCAGCATGATAAAATATACCAAGACTGGGCCGTGTACGGCCCTTTGTGAGGAGAAATGGATATGTGCGATAGCTCTAAGGTATACTTTACAAATATGCGGGCGGCGCCAGAGATGAATCTGCTTCAAAAGCTTGATATGCTGATGCGCAGGGCCGGGATCGAAAAAATCAGCTTTAAAAATCAGTTTGTCGCGATAAAAATGCATCTTGGCGAACCAGGCAACATCGCCTATCTTCGCCCGAACTACGCAAAGACCTGCGCGGACCTTATAAAATCGCTTGGAGGAAAGCCCTTTCTGACGGACAGCAACACCCTCTACGTAGGACGCAGAAAGGACGCGCTCGAACATCTTGAGGCGGCCTATGAAAACGGGTTCAATCCGTTCTGCACCGGCTGCCACGTCATCATAGCCGACGGACTGAAAGGTTCGGACGAGGCGCTTGTTCCGATAAAGGGCGCGGAACTTGTGAAGCAGGCGAAAATAGGCCGCGCTATAGCCGACGCGGACGTCATTTTTTCACTGACGCACTTCAAGGGGCACGAACTGACGGGCTTTGGCGGCGTCATAAAAAATATCGGAATGGGTTCCGGCTCGCGAGCCGGAAAAATGGAGATGCACTGCGACGGAAAGCCCTCCGTTTCGGAGGATAAATGTATCGGCTGCGGAAGATGCGCGAGAAACTGCGCGCAGCACGCGATATCCTTTTCCGGCGGCAAGGCTGCCGTAAAAGAGGACAAATGCGTCGGCTGTGGCCGCTGCATCTCGGCCTGCCCCTTTGACGCGATCTCAGAAAACAATTACAGCAGCAACGAGAATCTCTGCAAAAAGACGGCGGAGTACGCAAAGGCCGTGCTTGACGGAAAACCTTCCTTCCACGTAAGCATAGTGGTGGACGTAGCACCCTTCTGCGACTGCCACGCGGAAAACGACGCTTCGGTGATTGCGGACATCGGCTTTTTCGCCTCGTTCGACCCTGTGGCGCTCGATCAGGCCTGCGCGGAGGCGGTCATGGCGGCGCCAGCCGTCTGCAACACCTATCTTTCTGAAAAAATAAAGGAAAACGGCGTGGACGGCGACAACTTCCACGCGATGCACCCGTCCACGCACTGGCAGACGATGCTTGAGCACTGTGAAAGGCTAGGCGTGGGAACAAGAAAATATGAGCTTATAGAGGTATAAGCTCATATTAAATTTAAATTTTTGACGTGCGGCTTTGGTTTTTGTTTTTTACATAGCCTGCACGTCGAAGATTATTTTTGCGGCTATCAAAAGCAGCACGGCGCCGCCGAAATATTCAGCGTTCTTTCCAAAGCGCTCGCCGAGCCTTTTTCCGACGAGCGCGCCTATTACCGAAAGCGCGAATGTTATGACGCCCGCAATGACGGATAGCCTCCATGCGGAACCGCCGGTGCTTTCTATTGAAAAGCCGACGGCGAGCGCGTCAAGCGACGTGGCGAAAGCAAGCAGGATGACGTTTTTCACAGTTACAGTCATACAGCTGTTGGCGCACCCGTCCTGTTTGCCGGCCTCGCGTATCATGCCTATCGCCACCCAGACGATGAGCGCGGCGGCCATCCACGGCGTCCAGCTCCCGAAAACGCCGGAGGTGTGTTGCGCTATCTGGCCGCCAAGAAGCGGCATGAAAAACTGAAAGCCGCCGAAGGCCGTCCCCAGTATGAGCGCCTCGCGCTTTGTCAGATGTTCGTGACAAAGCCCAAGACAGATAGAAACGGAAAACGCGTCCATCGCAATAGAGGCCGCGGTCGCTGTTACAGCGAGATTTTCAGAAAACAACATCTACCGCTCAAGCCATCTTTTTTTGTATAGATCGCAGACAGAGACGAAAAGCACAAGCACAAGAGGGCCGATGAAAATGCCAAGAAAGCCCCATTTTATCAGGCCGCCGAAGATGCCAAGGATTATGAGCAGCGTCGGTATCTCATGTTCTTTGGCGCCGCCCCCGCTTATTAGAAAAGGCCGCAGCACGTTGTCCGCTACGCTTACGACGCAGGCGCCCCAGATAAACAAAAAGACAGCCTGTTTCGCGTCGCCGGAAAGTGCGAGGTAGAGAGCGCCTGGCCCCCATACAACCGCCGTTCCCATCGGAAACATTCCAAAAAAGAACATCAGCATCCCAAACAGCGCGGGACTGCCGAGCCCGACGAACCACCAGCCAAGAGCGCCAAGGATGGCCTGCGCCGCAACTGTAAGGATTGCGCCGTAGATTATAGAGTTCATGATAGAGGCCGTCCTTGTGAAAAAAGTTCCCTTTTCATCCTCTGAAAGCGGCACGATCTCCATTATCCACGTTATTATCCTGCCTCCGTCCCTTATAAAGAAGAAGGAAACCATCAGAGTAACCATCGTGCTGAACAAAAAAGAGGAGCCCTGTTCTATGACGGAGGCCGAAAGCGAGCTCAGCGCCTTTGCGCCCCACTGCGCGGCGCCGCTTAAGAGGTTCTTCACCGCCGCCGAATTTTCTAAAAAGGACCGGATGTAATCAGAGGCCCAAAGAGGCATCCACGCCGGAGGGTCGATACTCTTTCCTGAAAAGGCCTGCGCCTGCAGCGCCGATAAAAAATGCGTCAGCTTCACGCCCATGCCGGCCGCCTCGCTTCCGAGCGTCGTGATTATATAGGCCACGGGCACGACGCAGAGAATAAGCAGTACAAGAAGCGTAAGCATCGCGGAGAGAGTCTGGGCGTGTCCCCTTAACATTTTTTTATTTATAAAATGAAATATCGGCATCGATACAAACGAAAGCATCGCGGCCCAAATTATTGGAGAGGTCATAGTTGACGCCACATCCCACGCAAGCAGCGCAAAAAAGCTGAAAAAAATCAAAAACGGCAGATTTTGTGATATAAAATTCTCGTTCCCGCACTTAGTACTCATATAATATTGCCTCCACCAATGCTATAATATAAACGGAGTTTATTATACATCAACCACTAACAGAAAGAGGTGGGTGTTTTGAGCATGCCTGCAGAGGAATTATCTTATCGTGATGAAACGGAGGCGGCCGTCCCCCGAATGGAACATAAACCTGAAGAAAAAGCACAAAAAAAGGCAGGCATTTCCGCAGAAAGCCAGGCCTTCTTTAAAAACGCAATAAAGATCATAGCGATCGGCGGAGGCGGCGGAAACGCGCTGAACCACATCATCTCCCACGGGATAGACGGCGTGGACATGCTCGCCGTCAACACCGATATACGTTCGCTCGACATGTCGCTGTGCAGCGCAAAAATCGTGCTGGGCGAATGCGCGACGAAGGGGCTGGGCGCCGGCGCGATGCCGGACGTAGGCGCGAAGGCGGCGCTTGAATCGCTTGAGGACATCCGTTCCTACCTCAAAGGCGCAGACATGGTCTACCTTACGGCCGGAATGGGCGGCGGCACTGGCACGGGCGCAATCCCGATCATAGCGCGCGCCGCGAAGGAGATGGGCATCCTCACTGTGGCGGTGGTCACAAAACCGTTCTCGTTCGAGGGCAGACGCCGCGGCCGCTACGCCGAAGAGGGCATCTTAAAGCTTTTCCCCGAGGTCGACGCGCTGATAGTCGTCCCCAACGACAGGCTTCTTGACATGGCGCGCGCAAATACGCCGATAACGGAATCATTTGCCCTGGCCGACGAGATACTGCGCCAGGCGGTGCAGGGAGTCACCGACCTTGTAACGCGCCCCGGCCTGGTAAACGTCGACTTCGCCGACCTTAAAGCGATTATGAAGAGCGCCGGACATTCTGTGATGGGCATAGGCTCCGGCACAGGCGAGGAGGCCGTCGTCAAGGCGGTCAAAAACGCGCTCGAAAGCCCGCTCATGGAATGCTCCATGCACGGCGCAAAAGGCGTGCTCATGAACATCACCTACAAAGGCGAGCTTCCGCTCTATGAAATAAGCCGCGCCTCCGAAATAATAGAAGACGTTAAATCCACTGACGCAAACTTCATCTGGGGCTGCATCGAAGACGACACCATAGCAAACGACGTAGAGGTGACGCTTATCGCGGCCGGCTTCGACGACGTTGAAAGCTGCACGCCGTGTGCGCCGAGCGTTCCCAAAACGGTTCAGGCCGCGCCCACGATGCGCGTAAGAACGCAGCCGGCGCGCCGCGCGGAGCCGGAAGCGCCGCAGGTGCAGACGGCCGAGGTCTGCGAGCCAGTCCGCGCGCCCATAAAAGAGACGCATACGCCAGCGTGGCTGCGCGAAGACAACACAATAGCCGAAGACCGCGCCGCGGGAAACAAAAGACCGGCAAACAACAGCAAGGTCTCGACCTATGACATCTACGAAAGTCCGGCCTTCGCAAGAATGGGTCACAAACTCAAAAAACAGCAGTAGTCGGCTATGCGGCATAAATCAATAAGATGAAAGAAGGGCC encodes the following:
- a CDS encoding DUF362 domain-containing protein, with protein sequence MNLLQKLDMLMRRAGIEKISFKNQFVAIKMHLGEPGNIAYLRPNYAKTCADLIKSLGGKPFLTDSNTLYVGRRKDALEHLEAAYENGFNPFCTGCHVIIADGLKGSDEALVPIKGAELVKQAKIGRAIADADVIFSLTHFKGHELTGFGGVIKNIGMGSGSRAGKMEMHCDGKPSVSEDKCIGCGRCARNCAQHAISFSGGKAAVKEDKCVGCGRCISACPFDAISENNYSSNENLCKKTAEYAKAVLDGKPSFHVSIVVDVAPFCDCHAENDASVIADIGFFASFDPVALDQACAEAVMAAPAVCNTYLSEKIKENGVDGDNFHAMHPSTHWQTMLEHCERLGVGTRKYELIEV
- a CDS encoding manganese efflux pump MntP family protein, whose product is MLFSENLAVTATAASIAMDAFSVSICLGLCHEHLTKREALILGTAFGGFQFFMPLLGGQIAQHTSGVFGSWTPWMAAALIVWVAIGMIREAGKQDGCANSCMTVTVKNVILLAFATSLDALAVGFSIESTGGSAWRLSVIAGVITFALSVIGALVGKRLGERFGKNAEYFGGAVLLLIAAKIIFDVQAM
- a CDS encoding AI-2E family transporter; translated protein: MSTKCGNENFISQNLPFLIFFSFFALLAWDVASTMTSPIIWAAMLSFVSMPIFHFINKKMLRGHAQTLSAMLTLLVLLILCVVPVAYIITTLGSEAAGMGVKLTHFLSALQAQAFSGKSIDPPAWMPLWASDYIRSFLENSAAVKNLLSGAAQWGAKALSSLSASVIEQGSSFLFSTMVTLMVSFFFIRDGGRIITWIMEIVPLSEDEKGTFFTRTASIMNSIIYGAILTVAAQAILGALGWWFVGLGSPALFGMLMFFFGMFPMGTAVVWGPGALYLALSGDAKQAVFLFIWGACVVSVADNVLRPFLISGGGAKEHEIPTLLIILGIFGGLIKWGFLGIFIGPLVLVLFVSVCDLYKKRWLER
- the ftsZ gene encoding cell division protein FtsZ, which produces MEHKPEEKAQKKAGISAESQAFFKNAIKIIAIGGGGGNALNHIISHGIDGVDMLAVNTDIRSLDMSLCSAKIVLGECATKGLGAGAMPDVGAKAALESLEDIRSYLKGADMVYLTAGMGGGTGTGAIPIIARAAKEMGILTVAVVTKPFSFEGRRRGRYAEEGILKLFPEVDALIVVPNDRLLDMARANTPITESFALADEILRQAVQGVTDLVTRPGLVNVDFADLKAIMKSAGHSVMGIGSGTGEEAVVKAVKNALESPLMECSMHGAKGVLMNITYKGELPLYEISRASEIIEDVKSTDANFIWGCIEDDTIANDVEVTLIAAGFDDVESCTPCAPSVPKTVQAAPTMRVRTQPARRAEPEAPQVQTAEVCEPVRAPIKETHTPAWLREDNTIAEDRAAGNKRPANNSKVSTYDIYESPAFARMGHKLKKQQ